CGCGCTGAGCGTGATGAGGAGAGGGGCCGCGTCGGATCGTAGCGGGACGGGCCGGAGAAGGGCCTAGCCGGCCTCGGCCAGCAGCGAGAGCTGGCTGCGGTGCTCGCCGATCACGTCGGTGAGATAGGTCGGGTAGTCGCCCGTGAAGCAGTGGTCGGTGAACTGCGGTCGGACAGGGTCGCGGCGCTCCTCGCCCATCGCGCGATAGATGCCGTCGACCGAGAGGAAGGCCAGCGAGTCGCAGCCGATGTAGTCGCGCATCTCGTCCAGCGAATGGGTCGCGGCGAGCAGCTTCTCGCGCTCGGGCGTGTCGATGCCGTAATAGTCGGGGTGCTGGATCGGCGGCGAGGAGATGCGGAAGTGAACCTCGCGGGCGCCGGCCTCGCGCATCATGCGCACGATCTTCACCGACGTCGTGCCACGGACGATCGAATCGTCGATCAGCACGATGCGCTGCCCGGCGACGACGGAGCGGTTGGCGGAGTGCTTCAGGCGCACGCCCAGCTCGCGCGTCGACTGCGTCGGCTGGATGAAGGTGCGCCCGACATAGTGGTTGCGGATGATGCCGAGCTCGAACGGGATGCCCGAGGCCTGCGCATAGCCGATGGCCGCCGGCACGCCTGAGTCCGGCACCGGCACGACCACGTCGGCAAGCGTCGGCAACTCGCGCGCCAGCTCCGCGCCCATGCGCTTGCGGATGTCGTAGACCGAGCGCCCGTGCACGACCGAGTCGGGTCGGGAGAAGTAGATGTACTCGAAGATGCACGGCCGCGGCGGGATCTTGGGGAACGGTCGCAGGCTCTCGACGCCCTGCTCGGTGATGACGACGATCTCGCCGTTCTCGACATCGCGCACGAATCGCGCGCCGATGATGTCGAGCGCGCAGCTCTCGGAGGCCAGGATGTGGTGGCCGTCGAGCTCGCCGAGCACCAGCGGGCGGATGCCGAGCGGATCGCGGGCGCCGATCAGCGCCTTGTTCGACAGTGTGACGAGGGCGTAGGCGCCCTCGAGCTCGCGCAGCGCCTCGATGAAGCGCTCGATGATGCGCGGGCGGCGGCTGCGGGCGACGAGGTGAAGGATCACCTCGGTGTCGGAGGTCGACTGGTAGATCGCGCCCTCGCGGATCAGCTCGCGACGCAGCGTCAGGCCGTTCGTGAGGTTGCCGTTGTGGGCGACCGCAATGCCGCCGGTGTCGAGTTCGGCGAACAACGGCTGGACGTTGCGCAGGATCGTCTCGCCGGTCGTCGAGTAGCGGACGTGGCCGATGGCGGCGCTGCCGGGCAGCCGCGCGATGGTCGAGGTTTTCGAGAAATGGTCGCCGACGAGCCCGAGCCGGCGCTCGGAATTGAAGCGGCTGCCGTCGAAGGCGACGATGCCGGCCGCCTCCTGGCCGCGGTGCTGGAGGGCGTGAAGGCCGAGCGCGGTTACCGCCGCGGCGTCGGGGTGGCCGAAGATGCCGAAGACGCCGCACTCCTCGCGGAGCCTATCGGCATCTGGGTCGAACATGTCGTCCAAAGCTTCGGACGCGTGTCCCTCGAAACCACCCGCGGCGTCGATGATCATCACTACCTCGTGTCGCCGGAGCGGGCCCTGCGAGCCGGCTCCGACTTCGACGCTGGCACCCTTAGCGTCACGAAAGTTAAATAATGCCGACCTGCCTTTTTACCACCAAAAGATTTGTGCGGCGCACGCGGTTTAAGGTTCTTTTCCACCGTTGTCTCCGCCGCCGTTACGCGAAGGCGGCAGCGGCACGGGCGAATCGGCGTCGGGCGCGCTGGGCTCCGGGTTGCCGGCATCGGGCTTGTCGGACGGCGTTCCGCCGGCATCCTCGGGTTTCGGCTTCGAGAACTTGTTCATGACGTCGCGCGGCACGAGTGCGGTCATGTCGGGCAGCATCGCAGTGATGTCCTTGCCGACGCTCTCGAGCAGCGGACGCGTCTTCGCCTCGCGCATCCAGACCGGTTGTCGATCGACGGGATCGAGCATCGAGAAGAAGACGTAGCCGATGACGCAAAGCAGGAAGCCGCGGGCGACGCCGAACAGGAAGCCGAGCGAGCGGTCCAGCGCGCCGACCTTCGAATCGAGGATCGCGTCGGAGAGATTGACGGTGATGATGGAGACGACGATCAGCGCGACGAAGAAGATGATCGTCGCGGCTGCGATCGACAGCCCCGGCTCCTTCGAGATGTAGGGCTTGAGATACGGCGTGAGATAGTCGCGCAGATAGTAGCCGGCGGCGGCCGCTGCGACCCAAGAGGCGATGGCCAGCACCTCGCGCGTGAAGCCGCGCAGCATGGCGAGGATAGCCGAGATCAGGACGATCGCGATTACGCCCAGATCGAGATAAGACGGCATGGCCCCCGCACCTTCGAGGCTCGCCCGCGCGCTCGTCCGCTCGCATCGGCAAAACCTGGCTCAACTCCGGCGCTTATAGCGAAGCCCCGGTCTCGCGTCACCCGCACCTCAGGCGCAGCGACGCTTATCCAGAGGCTTAGGAGGGTTTGCTGCAACACTCGGCGACGGGGCCGCGATCGCCGCGACCAGGGCGCCGACGTGATCGCAGGCGCCGACGACGAGCGCGTCGACGTCGCCGTCCTCTCCCCTGCCCCGTCGTCCGGCGGGTCCTGCGGCGGGGGCGACCGCGCGGGTGAAGCCGAGCTTCGCGGCCTCCTTTAGGCGGGGGGCTGCATGGGCCACTGGCCGCACGGCGCCCGAGAGGCCGACCTCGCCGAAATAGACGGTGTGCGCCGGCAGCGGGCGCCCGGCGAGCGAGGACACGAGCGCGGCGGCGGCGGCGAGGTCGGCCGCCGGCTCGTTGACCCGCAGGCCGCCGGCGATGGTGAGATAGATGTCGTGCTGGCCGAGGCGCAGCCCGGCGTGCGCCTCGAGAACCGCGACGATCATCGCGAGCCGGCTCGAATCCCATCCGACGACGGCGCGGCGCGGCGTGCCGAGCGAGGTCGGCGCTACGAGCGCCTGGATCTCGACGAGCAGCGGGCGCGTGCCCTCCATGCCGGCTAAGACGGCCGAGCCCGGCGTCGCCTGCTCGTGCGCGGCGAGGAACAGGGCCGAGGGATTGGCGACCTCGGCGAGCCCTCGCCCGGTCATCTCGAAGACGCCGATCTCGTCGGTCGGACCGAAGCGGTTCTTCACCGCGCGCAGGATGCGGAAGTCGCGGCCGCCCTCGCCTTCGAACGACAGCACCGCGTCGACCATGTGCTCGACGACGCGCGGCCCGGCGATCTGCCCGTCCTTGGTGACGTGGCCGACGAGGATGACGATCGCGCCGCTGGTCTTGGCGAGGCGAATCAGCGCCTGCGCGGAGCCGCGGACCTGGGTCACGGTGCCGGGCGAGGCGTCGATCGAATCCGTCCACATCGTCTGGATCGAGTCGATGATCACGAGCGCCGGCGGCCGCCCCTGCGCGAGGGTCGCGACGATGTCGTCGACGCCGGTCTCGGCGGCGAGCTCGACCGGCGCCTCGCCGAGGCCGAGCCGCGCCGCGCGCAGCCGCACCTGGTCCATCGCCTCCTCGCCCGAAATGTAGACGACGCGCTCGCCGCGCTGGGCGAGAGCCGCGCAGGCCTGGATCAGGAGCGTCGACTTGCCGATGCCGGGCTCGCCGCCGAGCAGGAGCGCCGACCCGGCGACGAAGCCGCCGCCGACCACCCGGTCCAGCTCGTCGATCCCGGTCAGCAGGCGCGGCTGCGGCTTTTCGCTCGTGTCGAGCGAGCCGAGCGCGAACACCCGGCCCTTCTTGGCCGTGCGCGCGGCCTGCGCGCCGATGCCGGCGACGGCGCCGTCCTCGATCATCGAGTTCCAGGCGCTGCACGCCTCGCAGCGACCCTGCCAGCGCGGCGCAACGTTGCCGCAGCTCTGGCAGACGAAGGTGGTTCGAGTCTTGGCCATGCGGTCTCGCGCTCGGATTCGAAGCGCGAGACTAGAACAAAACGGGATCGAAAGGAAGCCGGCTTAGGCGTGCCCGGCGAACATCGAGAGGCGCGACAGGTCGATCCCGAGCCCGGCCACCGCGCGCTCGTACTTGGAGTCGAGCGCGGTATCGAAGATCAGCGACGTGTCGGCCGGCACGTTGAGCCAGCCGTTATGCTGCATCTCGGCCTCGAGCTGGCCGGCCTGCCAGCCGGCATAGCCGAGCGCGAGCACGGCGCGATCCGGCCCCGAGCCGCTCGCGATGGCGCGCAGGATGTCGACCGTCGCGGTCAGCGACACCTTCTGGTCGATCGGCAGGGTCGAGTTGTCGATGAAGAAGTCGTTCGAGTGCAGGACGAAGCCGCGCTGCGTCTCGACCGGGCCACCCTTGAGGACCTGCATGGCGCCGGCCTTGTTCGGCAGGCGGATCGCCTCGTCCTCGCCGATCACCTCGAGCTGCACGAGGAGATCGGGGAAGCGCACCTTGCTGGCGGGGCGGTTGATGACGATGCCCATTGCCCCTTCCTCGGAATGGGCACAGAGATAGATCACCGAGCGAGCGAAGCGGTCGTCCGCCATGCCGGGCATCGCCACAAGCATCTGCCCGTCGAGGAAGCCGCCGTGAGAGTGAAACAGAGACTTGCTTCTATTGCCGGTCGAACCACCCCCGGGCACTGCGCGTCTCGTCTCGATCATGGTCGTGGCCTCGCGGTTGCGGTGCTTAAGAATTCGTCGGCTGGCCTTGTCGTCGTCTCTGGCGATTCGCTCGCCGTTGAAGCTTCCACGACATTTAAGCAAAAATCCCTCCAGCGGGCTTGCCCCAAATGGTGGGACTTTCGGCTTTGCATAGCTGTGTTGTTTTCCTGCATCTCTGTCGGCGCGGCCATGTTCCCTGCCGTTGCCGCCGACCAGGGAGAGGTCAAGCTTCTGGCCGGGCCGGCGCTCGCCAACGGCCGCTATGTCGCCGGGGTTGCGATCACCATGCCGGCGGGCTCGCATACATACTGGAAGATGCCGGGGGACGCCGGCGTGCCGCCCGTCTTCTCGTTTGCCGGCTCGCGCAACCTGCGTGACGCGAAAGTCGACTTCCCGCCACCGCGTCGGATCTCGGAGGCCGGCCTCGATGCCTTCGGCTATCTCAATCGCGTCGTGCTGCCTCTCGAGGTGACGCCGGCCGATCCTGCGCAGCCCGCCGACCTGCATGTGGATCTCGCCTATGCCGTCTGCAACACGATCTGCATCCCGGCTCACGCCACGGCGACGCTTTCCCTGCAGCCCGGCACGGCCGGCCCGGACGCGCCGGCTGTCGCGGCTGCGCTGGCGTCGGTTCCCTCCCCGGCGACGCCGAGCGAGCGCGCCGATCTCGCGATCATGCCCGACCCGGGTGCCGCGAAGCCGACCTGGACCCTCGCCTGGCGCGGCGGCGATGCGCCCGAGGACATCTTCGCCGACGCGCCGGACGGCTACTATTTCGCGACCCGCAAGATCGGTCCGGCGACCTGGACGCTTGTCGCCGACCAGGTCCCCGACACGCGCCCCTGGCCCGCCGCGGTTACGCTTACCCTGGCGCGCGCCACGCACAGCCTCACTGTCTCCGAAACCCTCGACACGGCGAGCGCGACGCGCTAGCCGGCATCTTCCCCACCGCAAGGACGACCAGCCCATGATCAAGGAAGGTGACATCCTCCCCGACGCGACGTTCGTCGTGCCCACGCCAGACGGGCCGGCGCCGCGCAAGAGCGACCAGATCTTCGCCAACCGGAAGGTGGTCCTAATCGGCGTTCCGGGCGCCTTCACGCCGACCTGCAGCATGAACCACCTGCCGGGCTACATCGAGAACGCAGAGGCGCTGAAGGCCAAAGGCGTCGACGAGATCGCGGTCACCGGCGTCAACGACGTGTTCGTGATGGAGGCCTGGGCGAAGGCGACCGGCGGCGAAGGCAAGGTGACCTACCTCGCCGACGGCAGCGCGGCCTTCGCGCAGGCGATCGGCGCCGAGCTCGACCTTACGGAGCGAGGCCTCGGCATCCGCTCGAAGCGCTACTCGATGATCGTCGACGACGGCGTGGTGAAGAAGCTCATCGTCGAGCCGAACCCCGGCCAGGCCGACGAGACCAAGGTCGACAATATTCTATCGGCGCTCTGACGCGCTTCCGATCGGCTTGGCGCCTCGCAGCGGCGCCAAGCGTAATTTTAACGTCGGCGCCCGAGAGGCGCCGCCGTTTCCTTCCGCGGGCGGTTCTAGCCCTCCCGTGGCGGCGGCTTGCTGGCCATGTCGACGCAGGCCTCGTCGCACAAGCTCTCGAGCTTCTCGTCGTCGAGCATCTCGGCGACGCTGATCGGTGAGATGAGATCGCAGGGAAGCGGCCGGTCGAGCACGAAGGGGTTCGTGATCGTCGTCGTCGCACCCTTGCGCGTGTCGTCCATCGTCGAAGCTCCTGGGCTGATCGATCCGTTGACCGGACACCGATAAAAATAGAGTCCGTTGGTGAAACGACGAGAGGGGTTCGCGTCGTTTCTTGAAAATGCCTTAAGTGCGAAAACATCGTGACAACAGAAAAAAGAAGCAGTCACGTTTTTATTCGTTCTAATTACAAACTTCAGGTCGATTACATTTGGGGCGATTAATGCGGAGACGCTTGCACGAACCAATAGCCCGCCGAGCGGCTGGTGCCGCCGGCGGGCTCGGTCTGTTTGAAGCTGCTTTGTCTCGAACGCCCGTCGCGGGCGCCGGCCCCTGCCCTACTTCACGGCGGCGCGCTCGGCGGAGCGCAGCGTATTCGACATCAGCATGGCGATGGTCATCGGGCCGACGCCGCCCGGCACAGGGGTGATCGCGGCGGCATGGCCGACTGCACCCTTGAAGTCGACGTCGCCGACGAGCTTCGTCTTCGGCGTGCCGTCCTCGCGCTTGCCCTCGCCCTCGATGCGGTTGATGCCGACGTCGATCACGATCGCGCCCTTCTTGATCCAGTCGCCCTTCACCATCTCGGGCCGGCCCACCGCCGCCACGACGAGATCGGCGGCGCGCACGACGCCGGCGAGATCCTTGGTGCGCGAATGCGCGACGGTCACCGTCATGTTCTTCGAGAGCAGAAGCTGGACCATCGGCTTGCCGACGATGTTCGAGCGGCCGACGATGACCGCGTTCATGCCGTCGAGCTTGGCGCCGAGCGCCGCGGCGGCCTTCTCTACCAGCACGAGGGAGCCGGCCGGGGTGCACGGGACCAGCGCGCGCTCGGTCGAGCCGATCGCCAGCAGGCCGACGTTGACGGGGTGGAATCCGTCGGCGTCCTTCTCCGGGTTGATCGCCTCGAGCACCTTGGTCGAGTTCACGTGCTCCGGCAGCGGCAGCTGCACCAGGATGCCGTGGATCGCCGGATCGTTGTTCAGCTCGTCGACGAGCTTGAGGATGTCGGCTTCCGAGGTCGAGGCGGGCAGGTCGTGCTGCACGGAATGGAAGCCGGCCTCTTTCGCCGCCTTGCCCTTGGCCTTGACGTAGACCTGGCTGGCCGGGTTCTCGCCCACCAGCACCACGGCGAGGCCTGGCTTCACGCCCTTGGCGGCGAGCGCCTTGGTGCGCTCCGCCACCTCGGCGAGCACCTGCTGCGAGGCGACCTTGCCGTCGATGATCGCACCACCGTCGCCCTGCCGGATGACCTCGGCGTTGTTCTGCTCGGCGACGCTCATGGACGATCCTCTCCGCGATGTTTCTCGTTGGTTGATCAGGGTAGATGTCAGCTTTGCGCCGGGCTGCCAAGCCGGCTCACCGCAACAAAACATGCGGGTGCGCGAAGGAAAATTTCGCAACGTGAGCGCGCGTTGCGCCCGGCTGCAGGTGGTGCATCGCCGGCTTCGCGAACAGGTCGCCGTCGGCGTCGACGAAATCGCCGTGGCCCGTCCAGGCCTCGATAGACAGGAAGTGACCGGCGGGCCGCGACCACAGCGCAGCAAAGGGAAAGCCCGCCAGCGCGACGTCGATCGCCGCGCCCGACTTGTGCGCGAAGCGGATGCGGCGGTCCCGCGGCTCGAGGAAGCAGAGCGCCTCCTTCTCCATCAGCGCTGCGGTGAGCGGCAGCTTGCGCCCGTCGATCGGCACGCGTCGCGTCTCGTACGTGAACAGGCCGCCTTGCGTGATGACGGGGACCCGCGACGGCTCGCGCTCGTCGAAGACGATCGTATAGTCGTCCATCGCGCCGCCGGCGAAGGGCCAGCGGAAGCCCGGATGCAGGCCGCAGGCATAGGGCATCGCCCCGCGGCCACGGTTCTCGACCGCCAGCCGCACCTCGAGCTCGGCGCCGGCAAGGGCGTAGGCGACCTCCAGCGACCAGTCGAAGGGATAGAGCGCCCGCGTCGCCGCATCGCTTTCGAGCCGCAGCCGGCAGTGCGACGGCCACTGCTCGACCACGTCGAAGGTCTTCTCGCGCGCGAACCCGTGCAGGCCGAGCGGATAGCGGGTGCCGTCGACGACGATGCCGTCGCGCGTCCAGCCGACGACCGGAAACAGGATCGGCGCGGTGTTCGGCCAGATCGCCGGATCGGGCTCCCAGATGAGCGGCGTGTCGCGCACCGACCAGGCGCGTAGCTCGGCGCCGTGCGGCGCGATGACGGCGCGGCCCTCGCCGTCCTCGAGGACGATCGGGCTCACGCCGGCACCGTCACCAGCGAGCACGTCTCCGGCACGTAGACGTTGATCGCGCGCGGGCGCTGCGTGAAGACGGCGGGCGTGTGCGTCACCAGCTCGCCGTCGGCGTTCACGGGCCGCGGCTTGCGGGTGATCACCTCGAACGAAACGCCGCGCGCGGTCCGCACCTCGCGGATCGCGCCATGCTCGCCGCGCTTGAAGTGGGGCAGCATCAACGCCATGCGCCAGATCCGCGAGAACTCCAGCGAGTAGAGATCCAGGTGCTGATCGTCGATCCGCGCGCCGGGCGCCACGACATTCCCGCCGCCGTAGTAGCGGCCGTTGCCGACCGCGATCTGCAGAGTGCGCACCATCACCTTCTCGTTGCCGACCAGCAAGGTCGCGTGAAAGGGAGCCGCTTCCATCAGGCAGCGCGCGGCGGTGATCGCGTAGCTGAGCCGCCCGAAGCGGCGCTTGCCCTCGCGCGTCAGGCGCTTGGCGAGGTCGGCGGCGAGCCCGACACTCGCGACGTTGAAGAAGGGGTGGCCGTTCACCTCGCCGATGTCGACGGCGTGCGCATAGCCTTCGGCGATGACGCGCGCCGCCGCCTCGAGGTCGAAGGGCACGCCGACCGAGCGCGCGAAATCGTTGGCCGTGCCGAGGGGCAGCACGCCGAGCGGGAGCCCCGTCGCCATGAGGCCGCGCGCCGCAGCGTTCAGCGTGCCATCGCCGCCTCCCAGCACGACGCAGTCGACGTCGTCGCGATGCGCGAGGATGCAAGGCGAGAGGTCGGCGGCCCGGCGGCTGGTGCCGAAGAAGATCTCGAGACCGCCGTTGCGCAACGCGGCCGCGGCAGCATCGGTGTGCGATGCACCTGTACGGCTCGACTCGTTGACGATCAGGAGGGCGCGGCGTCGCTTGTCGGTCGATCGTTGCTCGGTCTGCAAGGAAACCCTGGTGGCCAGCGCTTTCGGAGAAACAGGCGACAGGCCCGTTCGTTGCCCCCGCCCAAAGACTTACAACGTAACGGGCACGGCTTCGCCAGCAACCTCCAGCGGAGCGCGCCGTTTTCTCCGAGCACGCGCCTTGCAAGCCCTGAAAGTCGGCGGCGCCCATTGCCTGAGCGGGGATCAGCATGACCCGAAGCACCGAGCTTTCAGCACGACGAATTCTGTGTGTCTCCCCGCGCTACGAACCGTCCTTCGGGACCTTCGAGCACGCCTACTACCTCGCCGGCACCAAGGCTTTCATGCCGCCGCTCGGCCTTCTCACCATCGCCGCCTACCTGCCGGCGCACTGGGAGGTGCGCTTCATCGACGAAAATCACAGCCTGGCGCGCGACGAGGATTTCGCCTGGGCCGACGCGATCTTCTGCTCCGGCATGCACATCCAGCGTGCCTTCACCAACGACATCTGCAGGCGTGCCCACGCGCACGGCAAGATCGCCGTCCTCGGGGGCCCGTCGGTCTCCGCCTGCCCGGACTACTATCCCGACTTCGACATCCTCCATTGCGGCGAGCTCGGCGACGCGACGGACGCCATCATCGCGATGCTGGGCGAGAGCGTCGCGCGGCCGCCGCGGCAGCTCGTTCTGACGACGAAAGAGCGCCTCGCGCTCGCCGACTTTCCGGCGCCGGCCTACGAGCTCGCCGCGATCCCCGATTACATGATCTCGAACGTGCAGTTCTCTTCAGGCTGTCCCTACAAGTGCGAGTTCTGCGACATTCCCGGCCTCTACGGACGCGTGCCCCGCCTCAAGCCGCCGGAGAAGATCATCGCCGAGCTGGACAAGCTGATGGCGCGCGGCGCGATCGGCCTGATCTACTTCGTCGACGACAACTTCATCGGCAATCGGAAGGCGGCGCGCGAGCTGCTGCCGCACCTCATCGAATGGCAGAAGCGCAACCGCTACCAGATCGGCTTCTCGTGCGAGGCGACGCTCAACATCGCCCGCGACCCCGAGATCCTCGCCATGATGCGCGAGGCAGGATTCGACACGATCTTCTGCGGCATCGAGTCGTCCGAGGCGGCTGCGCTGGACCTCATCGACAAGAACCACAACCTCGTCATGCCGATCCTCGATGCCGTGAAGATCATCAACGACCACGGCATGCAGGTGACCTCGGGCATCCTCCTCGGGCTCGACACGGATTCCGCCGAGACCGGGCCGCGACTCGTCGACTTCGTCGCCAAGTCGAACATCCCGCTGCTTACTATCAACCTCTTGCAGGCGCTGCCGAAGACGCCGCTCTGGACCCGGCTCGAGAAGGCCGGCCGCTTGCTTAATGACGAGCGGCGCGAGTCGAACATCGACTTCCTCATGCCCTACGACGAGGTCGTCGAGATGTGGCGCGAGACCATGCTGACGGTCTATGCGCCGGAGACGCTCTTCGACCGCTACCGCCACCAGATGAAGGCGGTCTGGCCCAATCGCATCGCAAGGCCGTTCTCGTGGGCGCGGCTGGCCCAGCTCGGCCGCGGGCTCTCGGTGCTCCGCCGGACGCTCTGGACCGTCGGCGTCAGAGGGCACGGCAACTACCGCGCCGCCTTCTGGAGGTTCGCCCTGCCCCTTCTGCGGAAAGGCCAGATCGAGCCGCTGCTGATGTACAGCCTCGTGGCGCATCACCTCATCATCTTCTGCCAGGACGTCTGCGCAGGACGGCTCAACGCCTCGCATTACTCGGTGCGGCTGCGCACGCAGGAGGCAGCCCTGCAGGCCGCCGAGTAGCGCGCGCATTCTCGTTCATCGAGAACTTGTGACGCGGATCCCTCCGCCTTGAACTCGTTTGACCTCGGCGCCTCTCTGGCGTCACAGGGGGCGCACAGGTATGTTCCTAAGGGACGCATACCGAGGCACGGCAGCAAGGCAATCGGAGCATATGACGCAAGCGCACTCGTCGACTTCCCGGCGCATCCTGTGCGTCTTCCCCCGCTACGAGCCGTCGTTCGGCACTTTCGAGCACGCCTACCATCTCACCGATAAGACCAAGGCGTTCATGCCTCCCCAGGGGCTGCTGACGATCGCCGCCGCCCTGCCGCCGCACTGGGAGGTGCGGTTCATCGACGAGAACATGTCGGCCGCCACCCGCGCCGACTTCGACTGGGCGGATGCCGTGTTCGCCTCCGGCATGCACATCCAGCGCCGCAACATCGAATCGATCTGCACGCGGGCGCATGCGGCGGGCAAGGTCGCCTGCCTCGGCGGTCCTTCGGTGTCCTCGACGCCAGAGACCTATCCGGACTTCGACTACCTGCACGTCGGCGAGATGGGCGATGCAACGGACGAGCTGATCGCCTGCCTCGGCGACAGCGTCGAGCGGCCGGCGTCCCAAGTGGTGCTGAAGACCAAGGTGCGGCGCGACCTCGGCGAGTTCCCGATGCCGGCCTACGACCTCGCCGAGATCGATCGTTACATGCTCGGCACGGTGCAGTTCTCGTCCGGCTGCCCCTACAAGTGCGAGTTCTGCGACATCCGGGCCTCTACGGGCGCGTGCCGCGCCTCAAGAGCCCCGAGCGCATCTGCGCCGAGCTCGACAAGCTGCTCGAGCTCGGGGTCAACGGCTCGGTCTATTTCGTCGACGACAACATCGTCGGCAACCGCAAGGCGATCAAGGAGCTGCTGCCGCATCTCATCGCCTGGCAGAAGCGGAACGGCTACGCCCTGAACCTCGCCTGCGAGGCGACGCTCAACATCGCACGCTCGCCGGACATCCTTGCGATGATGCGCGAGGCCGCGTTCGACGCGATCTTCTGCGGCATCGAGACGCCGGAGCCCGACGCCCTGCTGCAGATCGACAAGGGCCACAACATGGTCATGCCGATCCTCGACGCGGTGAAGATCATCAACGATCACGGCATGCAGGTCGTCTCGGGCATCATCCTCGGGCTCGACTCGGACACCTCGGATTCCGGCAACAAGATCCTCAAGTTCATCGAGACGTCGCAAATCCCGATGCTGACGATCAACCTGCTGCAGGCGCTGCCGCAGACGCCGCTCTACGACCGCCTCGTCAAGGCCGGGCGGATCGACGAGCGTGCCGACCGGGAGTCCAACGTCTCCTTCCTGATGCCGTACGACGAAGTGCTGGCCATGTGGCGCGAGTGCATGGAGAAGGCCTACCAGCCGGCCGTGCTGTTCGACCGCTATCGCGAGCAGCTGAAGGTGACCTGGCCGAACCGGATCAAGAAGCCGCTCAGCCCGCAGCGCACGAGCAAGGCCATGGTCAAGAAGGGCCTCACCATCCTGGGCAAGGTGCTGTGGAACGTCGGGGTGAAGGGCGACTACCGGCTCGTGTTCTGGCGCTTCGCGCTGCCGCTTCTTCTTCGCGGCAAAGTAGAGGCGTTGCTGAATTACTGCTTACCCGCGCACCATCTTATCGTCTTCGCACGCGAGGCCTGCGCGGGTCGCGGCAACGCTTCGCACTACTCCGCCAAGCTGCGGGAGCCGCAGGTCCCGACCCTCGCGCCCGCGGAGTAAGCTGCACGTTATCAAAGGTGTAGCGTCGCGCCATCGGTGTCCGAAGACCAAGCTCAACAGTAAGGTTGGGCGCATTTCGACCGTCAAACTTGCCGCTTGCTGCGGGCCACGTCCGGTTGACCAAAGGTTTCGCGCGGCGAATGCCTGCGGAACCTGAGACAACTCTAGTCTTAATCCTATAGGCTTAGGACTTAGTGATTCGGCTTTGGCGATTCGGGTAGCGATGCCTGGTCGCCGTGTAACCGGCGAGGTCACCTGGCGTGACGGTCCAAGCAAAGCGCGCACTCGACGCGTATTTCGACCAGTCGCAATTGGACGCCGTGGGGCGTTCGACACGCTTCGCGCGGCGGGCGCTGCGTGCGCGCTCCGCCTTCTTCTGGTCCCCAAGCTGCCAGCCGGCCGGGCTGATCGGGCATGTGGGCGAGACGAGCGAGATCGACGCCGGCGCCCTGGCCTCCTCCTTCGCGATGCAGGCAGTTGCCGCGACCGGCCCGGTCGCCTTCGACACCTCCTGCGCCCTCGGCGGCGTCGCCGTCCGCGTGACGGATGGGGCGCAAGGCGTGCTGTTCGTGGCGGACCCCGCGCCGCGCGCCTTCGACGCCGACGACCTCGCGTTGATCGACGACGTCGGTGCGA
This Beijerinckiaceae bacterium RH AL1 DNA region includes the following protein-coding sequences:
- the hpnP_1 gene encoding Hopanoid C-2 methylase (ID:RHAL1_01943;~source:Prodigal:2.6); this encodes MTRSTELSARRILCVSPRYEPSFGTFEHAYYLAGTKAFMPPLGLLTIAAYLPAHWEVRFIDENHSLARDEDFAWADAIFCSGMHIQRAFTNDICRRAHAHGKIAVLGGPSVSACPDYYPDFDILHCGELGDATDAIIAMLGESVARPPRQLVLTTKERLALADFPAPAYELAAIPDYMISNVQFSSGCPYKCEFCDIPGLYGRVPRLKPPEKIIAELDKLMARGAIGLIYFVDDNFIGNRKAARELLPHLIEWQKRNRYQIGFSCEATLNIARDPEILAMMREAGFDTIFCGIESSEAAALDLIDKNHNLVMPILDAVKIINDHGMQVTSGILLGLDTDSAETGPRLVDFVAKSNIPLLTINLLQALPKTPLWTRLEKAGRLLNDERRESNIDFLMPYDEVVEMWRETMLTVYAPETLFDRYRHQMKAVWPNRIARPFSWARLAQLGRGLSVLRRTLWTVGVRGHGNYRAAFWRFALPLLRKGQIEPLLMYSLVAHHLIIFCQDVCAGRLNASHYSVRLRTQEAALQAAE
- a CDS encoding protein of unknown function (ID:RHAL1_01939;~source:Prodigal:2.6); the protein is MDDTRKGATTTITNPFVLDRPLPCDLISPISVAEMLDDEKLESLCDEACVDMASKPPPREG
- the folD gene encoding bifunctional 5,10-methylene-tetrahydrofolate dehydrogenase and 5,10-methylene-tetrahydrofolate cyclohydrolase (ID:RHAL1_01940;~source:Prodigal:2.6); translated protein: MSVAEQNNAEVIRQGDGGAIIDGKVASQQVLAEVAERTKALAAKGVKPGLAVVLVGENPASQVYVKAKGKAAKEAGFHSVQHDLPASTSEADILKLVDELNNDPAIHGILVQLPLPEHVNSTKVLEAINPEKDADGFHPVNVGLLAIGSTERALVPCTPAGSLVLVEKAAAALGAKLDGMNAVIVGRSNIVGKPMVQLLLSKNMTVTVAHSRTKDLAGVVRAADLVVAAVGRPEMVKGDWIKKGAIVIDVGINRIEGEGKREDGTPKTKLVGDVDFKGAVGHAAAITPVPGGVGPMTIAMLMSNTLRSAERAAVK
- a CDS encoding hypothetical protein (ID:RHAL1_01944;~source:Prodigal:2.6): MPAACARVQIDSMLRRWMCMPEANTASAQSKSARVAADMFSSMNRTSQCGGRAAAIVSSPWGGMNALVLSVRW
- a CDS encoding Galactose mutarotase (ID:RHAL1_01941;~source:Prodigal:2.6), translating into MSPIVLEDGEGRAVIAPHGAELRAWSVRDTPLIWEPDPAIWPNTAPILFPVVGWTRDGIVVDGTRYPLGLHGFAREKTFDVVEQWPSHCRLRLESDAATRALYPFDWSLEVAYALAGAELEVRLAVENRGRGAMPYACGLHPGFRWPFAGGAMDDYTIVFDEREPSRVPVITQGGLFTYETRRVPIDGRKLPLTAALMEKEALCFLEPRDRRIRFAHKSGAAIDVALAGFPFAALWSRPAGHFLSIEAWTGHGDFVDADGDLFAKPAMHHLQPGATRAHVAKFSFAHPHVLLR
- a CDS encoding Lipid kinase (ID:RHAL1_01942;~source:Prodigal:2.6), translated to MQTEQRSTDKRRRALLIVNESSRTGASHTDAAAAALRNGGLEIFFGTSRRAADLSPCILAHRDDVDCVVLGGGDGTLNAAARGLMATGLPLGVLPLGTANDFARSVGVPFDLEAAARVIAEGYAHAVDIGEVNGHPFFNVASVGLAADLAKRLTREGKRRFGRLSYAITAARCLMEAAPFHATLLVGNEKVMVRTLQIAVGNGRYYGGGNVVAPGARIDDQHLDLYSLEFSRIWRMALMLPHFKRGEHGAIREVRTARGVSFEVITRKPRPVNADGELVTHTPAVFTQRPRAINVYVPETCSLVTVPA